In Alkalimarinus alittae, the DNA window GCGCGAACATTTTCAGGCAAAGGCCACTTAGGCACAAGAAAAGACTCATTAAGAGCCATCCGTTACTCCTCGGCGTGATGCTGTTTCAGCATCTCTAGTAGATATAACATGTCATCAGGCAGGTCAACTTCCCAAGACATTTCTTTACCGGTCGCAGGGTGGATAAGAGTTAGTTTCTTAGCGTGTAACGCCTGTCGCTTAAAGTGGCGCACGGCATCAGCCACCTCTTCTGAAGCGCCCGCCGGTAAACGCAAACGACCACCGTAAACAGGATCACCCACTAGCGGGTAATGCAAGTGTGTCATATGAACACGTATCTGGTGAGTTCGCCCCGTTTCGAGTTTAAGACGAATATGTGTGTGCGCATCAAACCGTTCAATAAGCCGATAGTGTGTTACAGCAGGCTTACCAAAGGGATGAACGGCCATCTTAATTCTGTTTTGAGGGTGCCGAGCCATTGCTTGCTCTATGCAGCCCCCGCCAGTCATGACGCCCGTCACGACTGCTTCATACTCTCGCCCCATAGTTCGAGTTTGCAACTGATCTACAATCGATGTATGCGCCACTAAAGATTTAGCCACTACCATTAATCCCGTAGTGTCCTTATCTAGACGGTGGACAATACCCGCTCGGGGTAATTTAGCGATATCGGGGTAGTGATGAAGTAACGCATTCACCAAAGTACCAGATGCATGACCCGCCGCCGGATGAACAACTAACCCTGCGGGTTTATTTAAAACAATAATATCGTCATCTTCATAAATAATATCGATCGCAATATCTTCTGCTTCCCAACGTTCTTGAGATTCAACTTCCGCATGGACACCTACAACATCGTCAGTTGACACTTTATCTCTTGGCCTAATGACTTGGCCATTAACGGTCACTGCGCCCGTTTTAATCCAGCCTTGGATGCGAGAGCGTGAATGCTCAGGCATGAGTTCAGCTAACGCCCTATCAAGCCGTTGCTCGCCAAGTGACACAGGGATAATAAAATCTGCTTCTATAACTTCTGACATTAATTGTCCTAATTTTTAGTGCCGCCGCAGTAAATTTCGTTCGACCGCAACAAGTGCTTGTGCGGCGATATATTGCTGAGATGACAAATTCTAAAGCCATATAATCGATATGACCAATATAACTGTCGCATTTTAACGGCGGAACGCGGCTTTTCATACCCCGCTACCCGTCGGTTTTTAGATATGAGGTCACTCAACACCTATTCCAAATGCCTTAGTTATGGAATAATAGCGCGACTAAAGACTTTTATCCTTTACTGGGGCGTAATAAAACGCATATTCCCAGAAATAATAAGTTAACTGCACTTTCTCTACGGACACAAAATATAAATGCGATTTCTCCACCGTTTCACATTAACCGCCACGCTTTTATTGTTAGGTGCCTGCGCGTCAACGCCAGACCCTGAACTAACTGAAAAAGAATATTATGACGAAGCGAAAGCGGCTATCGACGCCAAAAACTTCTCGCTAGCAACAAAAAATTTAGAAGCACTCGAAACACGCTATCCTTTTGGGCGTTATGCAGAGCAGGCACAACTTGACCTTATTTACGCCCGCTACAACAACATCAACCTCGAAGGCGCTAGAGCCGCTGCAGACCGTTTTATTCGTCTCCACCCTCAAAGCCCGCATGCAGATTATGCCTATTACATTAGAGGCATCGCCTCTTATAATTTAGACATTGGTTTAGCGTCTCAGTATTTCCCTGCAGTTGATGTCACATCACGCGATCCTGGTGAGATGAGAAGAGCTTTTGATGATTTTTCACAACTCTTAACCCGTTACCCCAATAGCAATTATGCAGCCGATGCGGAGCAACGCATGGTCGAAATTAGAAATCGCTTATCAGAATACGAATTACATGCTGCGCGCTATTACCTAAAACGAGAGGCCTATATCGCCGCCGCTAACCGAGCAAGCCATATCGTAAAAAACTTCCCAAACACATCTGCAGTTGAGCCCGCTCTCACTATTATGGTGGAGACA includes these proteins:
- the rluD gene encoding 23S rRNA pseudouridine(1911/1915/1917) synthase RluD gives rise to the protein MSEVIEADFIIPVSLGEQRLDRALAELMPEHSRSRIQGWIKTGAVTVNGQVIRPRDKVSTDDVVGVHAEVESQERWEAEDIAIDIIYEDDDIIVLNKPAGLVVHPAAGHASGTLVNALLHHYPDIAKLPRAGIVHRLDKDTTGLMVVAKSLVAHTSIVDQLQTRTMGREYEAVVTGVMTGGGCIEQAMARHPQNRIKMAVHPFGKPAVTHYRLIERFDAHTHIRLKLETGRTHQIRVHMTHLHYPLVGDPVYGGRLRLPAGASEEVADAVRHFKRQALHAKKLTLIHPATGKEMSWEVDLPDDMLYLLEMLKQHHAEE
- a CDS encoding outer membrane protein assembly factor BamD, translating into MRFLHRFTLTATLLLLGACASTPDPELTEKEYYDEAKAAIDAKNFSLATKNLEALETRYPFGRYAEQAQLDLIYARYNNINLEGARAAADRFIRLHPQSPHADYAYYIRGIASYNLDIGLASQYFPAVDVTSRDPGEMRRAFDDFSQLLTRYPNSNYAADAEQRMVEIRNRLSEYELHAARYYLKREAYIAAANRASHIVKNFPNTSAVEPALTIMVETYRLLGMSSQADDALDVLAANFPDSESFDKSMRFKPSEIQKQQRSLLGVVTFGLFE